A window from Gopherus flavomarginatus isolate rGopFla2 chromosome 4, rGopFla2.mat.asm, whole genome shotgun sequence encodes these proteins:
- the MORN2 gene encoding MORN repeat-containing protein 2 — MAGPEVYRISFVFPNNDKYDGECVRTPDGALERHGDGVHTTPNGITYTGNWKNDKMNGIGRLEHPSGAVYEGEFKDNMFHGLGTYSFPNGAKYIGNFNENKLEGEGEFIDTQGLEWSGTFHYTAAPGLKLKLEM, encoded by the exons ATGGCCG GTCCTGAAGTTTATAGAATATCTTTTGTTTTTCCAAATAATGACAAATATG ATGGTGAGTGTGTAAGAACACCTGATGGTGCTCTTGAGAGGCATGGAGATGGAGTTCATACCACCCCTAATGGAATTACTTACACAGGAAACTGGAAAAATGATAAG ATGAATGGCATTGGAAGGCTTGAGCATCCCTCAGGGGCAGTTTATGAAGGCGAGTTCAAGGACAACATGTTTCATGGACTAGGAACCTATTCATTTCCAAATGGAGCAAAGTACATTggaaatttcaatgaaaacaa GCTGGAAGGTGAAGGAGAATTTATAGATACCCAAGGCCTGGAATGGAGTGGCACATTTCATTACACAGCAGCACCAGGACTGAAGCTTAAGCTGGAAATGTAG